In Citrus sinensis cultivar Valencia sweet orange chromosome 4, DVS_A1.0, whole genome shotgun sequence, one DNA window encodes the following:
- the LOC102613095 gene encoding LOW QUALITY PROTEIN: GDSL esterase/lipase At5g03980-like (The sequence of the model RefSeq protein was modified relative to this genomic sequence to represent the inferred CDS: inserted 1 base in 1 codon) has protein sequence MSSVFLLPRALSVSEPRCPIEAIYXFGDSISDTGNQIRDHPVLYYAARLPYGQTYFHDKPTAMDLKLPLLNPYLDKNASFNNGANFAVAASTALDDWFFAARNIPMKWAKNNAPLKVQLNWFKTYLNSSVCQSNTDCARKLRRSIVILETGGNDYSYALFQGKSIQEVQTYIPDVVGAIVNAVREVIRLGAIRVVVTGTLPEGCSPIVLTAFPNSDPKAYDDKGCLRDLNEFQMSHNNNLKGALAKLRPKFPHADIIYADYYAAFLSVLRRFEPRSTLKACCGTGGLYNFDKNLTKVCGAPGVPVCPNPEQHISWDGTHLTQNGNRHMSEFLINDILSRIRCTQ, from the exons atgtcgTCTGTTTTCCTCCTTCCTCGTGCATTATCGGTCTCGGAACCCAGATGTCCAATTGAAGCAATAT AGTTCGGAGATTCAATCTCCGATACCGGTAACCAAATTCGCGACCATCCTGTTTTATATTATGCTGCCCGTCTTCCCTACGGTCAAACTTACTTCCACGACAAGCCAACCG CTATGGATCTTAAACTTCCGCTTCTAAATCCTTATCTGGACAAAAACGCTTCGTTTAATAACGGCGCCAACTTTGCTGTAGCTGCAAGTACAGCACTGGATGATTGGTTCTTCGCGGCAAGGAATATTCCAATGAAATGGGCCAAGAACAATGCTCCTCTAAAAGTTCAGCTAAATTGGTTCAAAACTTATCTCAATTCATCAGTTTGCCAGTCAAACACAG ACTGTGCCAGAAAGCTTAGAAGGTCTATTGTCATACTGGAGACCGGTGGCAATGACTACAGTTACGCTTTGTTCCAAGGAAAATCTATCCAAGAAGTTCAAACTTATATCCCAGACGTTGTCGGAGCCATTGTTAACGCTGTTCGA GAAGTGATTCGTCTCGGTGCAATTCGAGTAGTTGTCACAGGAACTTTACCAGAAGGATGCTCTCCAATTGTTTTGACAGCTTTTCCAAACAGTGATCCAAAAGCTTATGATGACAAAGGGTGTCTGAGAGATTTAAATGAGTTTCAGATGTCTCATAACAATAACCTTAAAGGAGCTCTAGCTAAGCTCCGGCCGAAATTTCCTCATGCTGACATAATATATGCAGATTACTATGCCGCCTTCCTATCAGTTCTTCGCC GATTTGAGCCAAGATCGACTCTTAAAGCTTGCTGCGGAACAGGAGGGTTATACAACTTTGACAAGAACTTGACCAAGGTTTGTGGAGCACCAGGCGTGCCTGTTTGTCCTAATCCAGAACAACACATAAGCTGGGATGGCACTCATCTGACACAGAATGGTAACCGCCATATGTCGGAGTTCCTAATTAATGATATTCTATCGAGAATTCGATGTACACAGTAG
- the LOC102628749 gene encoding acyl carrier protein 1, chloroplastic isoform X2 — protein MATFSAITSVIFAPSLEPSFSNNVIAERTSNLKMAIGGWRKNSFPSLKTNRFCVSCSAKPETVQKVCEIVRRQLALPAETELTSESKFSALGGNSDELRRRIWDWCRRGKLPEHHNGPRGS, from the exons aTGGCAACTTTCTCGGCTATTACTTCTGTTATATTTGCTCCTTCACTTGAGCCCTCATTCAGCAATAATGTG ATAGCTGAAAGGACATCCAATCTGAAGATGGCTATAGGTGGTTGGAGAAAGAACAGCTTTCCTTCTTTGAAAACGAATCGCTTCTGTGTCTCCTGCTCT GCCAAGCCCGAAACTGTGCAGAAAGTCTGTGAGATAGTGAGGAGGCAACTTGCATTGCCTGCTGAGACTGAGCTCACCTCAGAATCAAAATTCTCTGCCCTTG GTGGAAATAGTGATGAGCttagaagaagaatttgggaTTGGTGTAGAAGAGGAAAACTCCCAGAACATCACAACGGTCCAAGAGGCAGCTGA
- the LOC102628749 gene encoding acyl carrier protein 1, chloroplastic isoform X1, giving the protein MATFSAITSVIFAPSLEPSFSNNVIAERTSNLKMAIGGWRKNSFPSLKTNRFCVSCSAKPETVQKVCEIVRRQLALPAETELTSESKFSALGADSLDTVEIVMSLEEEFGIGVEEENSQNITTVQEAADLIEKLVEKKAA; this is encoded by the exons aTGGCAACTTTCTCGGCTATTACTTCTGTTATATTTGCTCCTTCACTTGAGCCCTCATTCAGCAATAATGTG ATAGCTGAAAGGACATCCAATCTGAAGATGGCTATAGGTGGTTGGAGAAAGAACAGCTTTCCTTCTTTGAAAACGAATCGCTTCTGTGTCTCCTGCTCT GCCAAGCCCGAAACTGTGCAGAAAGTCTGTGAGATAGTGAGGAGGCAACTTGCATTGCCTGCTGAGACTGAGCTCACCTCAGAATCAAAATTCTCTGCCCTTGGTGCTGATTCACTTGATACA GTGGAAATAGTGATGAGCttagaagaagaatttgggaTTGGTGTAGAAGAGGAAAACTCCCAGAACATCACAACGGTCCAAGAGGCAGCTGATTTAATAGAGAAGCTTGTCGAAAAGAAGGCAGCTTAG